CTTTCAAGTAAGTTAAGCTCGTTAAGTTTTCCACCAGCTTCCCATATCTCTGACAAAAATGATCTTCTCTCGCTTTCTTTGCCTTCGAAAACAAGAAACATCGTTTGAGATATAGCTGATGAACCAGAAAGCCCAGCCCTACCTTTTGTAAAAAGCGAGACAGAGACCCCTGTCTTTTTAGCTTCAATAGCAGCAAGAACACCAGCTAATCCACCGCCTATAACAAGGACATCACTTTCAAATGTAACCTCAATATTCATCGCCTCACCCCCCTTAAAAGGGAGAGCATTTCTTTATAGTTTTCCTTCAATACCTTAAAAACGCTTTTATCAATAGGCATTTCCCCCATAATTTTAATAGCTTCTTCAGGAGACAAAGCAGAGCGATAGGGCCTTTCACTTATAAGAGCATCAAAAATATCAGCCACAGCTATTATCCTTGATAAAAGAGGTATTTCCTCCCCTTTTAAACCATCAGGATAACCATTACCATCGACTCTCTCATGATGATGCCTTACAACTTTAGCTATTACTTCAGCTCCTTTTATGTCGGAAAGAATAGAGAAAGCTATTTCAGGGTGTTTTTTCACCACTTCAAATTCCTCGGGAGAAAGCTTTCCTCTCTTATTCAGAATCTCATCAGAAATTCCGATTTTACCTATATCATGAAGAAGCGATGCTTCTTCTAAAAGCTCCTTTTCCTTCCTACTTAAACCTAAACGATCAGCTAAATAAAGAGAGATAAAAGCTACATTTTTTGAATGATCCCGAGTATAGGGATCTTTTTCTTCCATGATAAAAGATATCTTCTCAAGCAACTTAATCTTGGTCAACCTCTCACTATGGGAAGCCACCATTAGCATGAATATTAGCGCTATAAGAATACTAAAAGAAAAAGAAAAAAGAATTTGAG
This DNA window, taken from Synergistota bacterium, encodes the following:
- a CDS encoding HD-GYP domain-containing protein, whose product is MKELRWWIILIFIVTISVNLVYFQNIQRLKFVSELRRSSQVIDVFLDGFMRSISTGYFQWDDFYNAFVLSDEEFIRENLSYVEKDFSYVKRAEVVKRPKDIASEGLYYMRAIDNNIIIYFNVWDSKVKRVIEDWLVKVEIDLPKLIQSLGIDKYFVPDLRGDVKISEVKFKSLIPFLKPSQILFSFSFSILIALIFMLMVASHSERLTKIKLLEKISFIMEEKDPYTRDHSKNVAFISLYLADRLGLSRKEKELLEEASLLHDIGKIGISDEILNKRGKLSPEEFEVVKKHPEIAFSILSDIKGAEVIAKVVRHHHERVDGNGYPDGLKGEEIPLLSRIIAVADIFDALISERPYRSALSPEEAIKIMGEMPIDKSVFKVLKENYKEMLSLLRGVRR